The DNA region TGAACCAAGAAAATTTATAATATGTAGTTTCTCAAGCCAACTCAATTATGACAGGGTACACAATAGAAACAGAACTGAACTTTGATTAAGGATGATGAAATTGTCCCTAGGCTCCACAACATGTGCAAAACCACACTTTTGTGGTGGTTACGTGAGGCCTAAACTGACGCAACGTGTGAATACTGCCTAATATGTTTTCGACTTGATAACCCTTTTCTTTTCCCGCATTAGAAAAGAGTTTTTCATGCTCAAGGAAAAGATCAGTGCCCCAAAATTCTGAGACCAATTGAGAAAATCAGGTCATAAACAACTAGAGAAGACCAAGCAAAGAACAAAAGGACAGATGAAAAAACCTGAATAAACTTGCTGAACAGCTGCATGAATCCTGGCCTCAATGTCATACTTGTAGAAGTCGAGAATGACAGGGGTAGTGAAAGCTAGGAAAAGAGACTGCATGGGGATAAACATTCAGCTTGTATTAACTGCTTAGAATCCTAGGTTGATTGTTAAGACCTTCAAGAGGCCTACTGCACGATGTGAGTTAATGCGCTAATATGGAACTGTATTCGCAGAATTATTGTGTTGTATAAGGCTACCATAGTGAAGTATCCAAACAATTCTTGCACTTTATAAGAATTAGCATGCAGAAGCCAGTATCCAAAGATTAAGTAAACATTTTCGCAAGGGTCATCTACTCGATATGAACATTTGATATTAAAAATGATCAGTGAGTTCAGGAAATAAACCGAGACAACATAGGTAGCAAGTTAGAGGATTCAAGTTAAAAGATTTAATGAAAAATCCTTCAAATGGGTATCTGAAAAAGAAAGAAACACAAAGAACAAACTATAAGCAGTAGAAAGGATGTTGATGGAAAGCTTTAGCGCTCAACAGAGTAAAACATATCttgatttaatttctaatttattttggAAGGAATATGGATAATGGTCATGTTCAAGAAATTGTCCAAAACAATCAAAACAGAGAAATTGGATGGAATTACTTAGTTTAGTTTCAAGTTCAACCATCAATACTTAGTTTAGCTTTACGTAGAATTCTGAAAGTGATGTTTGTTAGGAAGAAGAACCAAAACTAACTGAAACAAAGACTAATTGATAAGAATATTGGCaatgatctatgcattttttagGTCAGACTTTTGTGCTTCGAGCAAAATGCTACCTCATCAGACAAAAACTAGTAGCAAAGTTGATATTTGTTTAGGACATACTTACCAGCAGACAAGTTCCAAAAGAGCAGCTGGAGATAAACAGCAGACCTTCAAGACCCTTAAGAAAAATAGAAGCCGCAACAATGTGTCTCATCTGGGAACAAGCAAGAGCAAAATCACTTCAGTACGAAATATTAGCAAGCAGATAAAAAATTTTGGAATTAAAAGACAAAGATGGTTACTTCCACATGAGGTGCTGAAAAGCCAAAATGTGAAGAAACATGCTTCATCGAAATGTCAAACTTTGGCTTGAGAGCCTTTGCTGCTGGTCCACCATCAATAACAAATTCAATAAATCTGTGAAGTGTGAAATACACATCAAAGGAAACTAAAGACTCAAATATATGCACACAATATTACAGATAAAAAATAAGCAGTAAAATGGATGCCACGTCAACCAATATCTCATGAAAAATACTCAGATGAATTTACAAGATATCAGCGATAGGGTAGTCGTCTGTCTCCACAAGATGGGTAGAATACACAGCCCTAAAAATATTTGAGCAAAGATTAAATGGAGATTAGAATACTGACAGTCAGCTTAGAAAACATAATGAAAGAATAACAGTGCTCAAATAAGATtgcttttcaaatttgttttctttATCATCTCATAAAAGGCTGCAGCACTACAGAAGATCTGGCAGAAGGTCAACCAGATTTGTTCCCATATGTATGTGCATAATATTGTAAGCTGTGCATTGTCTTATAGAGTCGAGAATTTTACCTGCAATTATTGTTAATCACACCGTCCAAATGCCCATATCATGACCAAATATTTAACATACTGATTTTAGTGGATAGGTGCTGATGAAACATAATACTTTTTTGTATGAAGAATGGCAATAATTGTCTTACCATTTGAAACACAAACTAGTTAACAACCTCCAACCGTAAGCAACCTCTATattgaaaagggaaaaaaaaaatcttgaaagcTTTTAAGCTCAAATTTGAGGTCTATTGCACACACAAGTTTTCTACCCGAATTAGACTGAAATAATATAGAAAAACACTAGAGAAAGaatcttttcttccctctagcTTTTTCTTCCAAAGGAAACAAAGAGAGAGAGAACACATTTAGAAAAATCTTTTTgtcatctttttttttcttccaaagtctcttccttttcttcctgcGTGGGAACATGTTGTAAAGGTTAATTGCACAACAGAGACATCATAGTTGGAAGTAATGAACGCCTGCCTATAATCACCAACTGCATTTATCTATTTGTCTCCCTCGTTTCTCTTAGTAAACATGCGATTAGTGTTCATAAATAAACAAGCCTGATAGAACAGGAAACAAGATCCTTAAGTTGATGAGCATGAATGGGATAACAAAAAACCTTACTGTTTTCCCAGCAAGAATAACTTTTGGTACTGGAACCACAAGATTTTCATTTCACCTACTGAAGTGCTCAATTTGTGTTAGAGATACAGCATTATTAGATGGGACACATACAACATGTCTGAGTTTCTAGCTTCTAGCAGAGTTTTCCATAACTGtgaaaagtgttggtgcaacatccctcaggtcaaggttgacctggttgaccaagctgagtcttggtttgagtttagatgtttgacaataagaatttgattgaagaagagtcaagttgaccggatacttgactgggaagtcctaactgggatgttaggtagaatggaagtcctgtgagtgaagccaggcagaaggaaagtcctagtgagtgaagctaggcagattgaaaaccctagtgagtgaagctaggtgaaagtcctggtgagtgaagccaggtgaaagccctagtgagtgaagctaggcagatggaaaaccctagtgagtgaagctaggtgaaagtcctggtgagtgaagccaggcaagggaaaatccagatggatcaaggatgatcggacatctggtgttgggaagtccaagtaggtcaatggattgactggatacttggcacgaggaaatacagataggtcaatgggattgactagacatctggtggaagtccaagtagatcaagggagtgaccagacacttggcatgaatagaaaagtccaagttggtcaaagagattgaccagacacttggtgggaagtcctagcaggtcaaaggagtgaccagatgctaggcatgatgtaccaacaggtcaaggttgaccggatgttggtttggtaggcttggaacttggttttgggcaaaaaccgagtgttggatcgatcagcggatcgatccaggagctggatcgatcagtggatcgatccaggcctttcccagcgaacagaaagcttctggatcgatcagtggatcgatccagatgtcccaatcgatcagtgaatcgattgggacgcggctgcttcgcgcgataagcgctggatcgatccatggatcgatccaggcgtttttcccagagcacagaggcgctctggatcgatccgtggatcgatccaaagtctccccgatcgattgggaacattcgaatcgatcgggatccgaccgttggcgtcgataaaggccgcaggcgcacgattccttcggtatctcttcaccgattcactccagatctctcgccagctcctccacagcactcacaaagctcagatcgccagttcttgaaggatcttggaagttctccaagtcaagaggcggatcaaagccaagaagagaagctagggttagggtttatactcattgtaagcttgtaagcttgtatttcttgtatcctttccctctcttcttgtattgagtcttgtagggcttctccgcccttggtagttaccataaaggagagttttacttagtggagggtgtgtgtgttggtgtggatccttggattagtcacctcttgtgaggtggataccaagtaaaccaaccgtgttagcgttgtgtgattgtttctttgtatttccgctgcacatctttgaagaaacaagcaacgccaagcaacatcaagcaacgtcgagcaacgagcgaacgcgacgagctattcaccccccctctagctacttttcggtcctaacaaaaaGGTCGAGAAATAACTCTATGATGAGAAAACAATATCCATAGCTGAGGCCTGTGATCAATAATGCAGATTTGGGATATTGTAGCGCTCCTGATGATGCTTATTGCATGTGAAAATATCAATACTTAGATCATGCCATTAACAATGTTTAAAttaagtagaaaaaaaaaaagaatgttaCTACCAGTATGAAGATTTAGGATTGATGCAAGAAATATCCACCATGAGCGAGCCATCTAGAAATCtgttagggcaaaaaccaaagttCACTTGTAGCATATACAATTTTCTTAACTGCATTGCTTAACATTAAAGGTTGCCTCAGTATTGAATACAATCCATTTCTTGTATCATAAAGTTCTGGTGTTTGATTCAGTTTGCTCAATACATTGGTGAATAAAGATTAGGATTAGTGAGGAAGAAACAAAGGAATTTCTTGATAGCTTGACTCGAATTATCCTGACTTTCTTTTGTCAAACCAAAGCCTTAGCATGGAAGAATGAAAAGTTATCTTCTGAACTGTTCTATGAATCTAACAAGACTATATGTCTCGGCATCAGGTCTTGCTCCTGCCAAGATCATTTTCTTCAAAATCTCTGAATCATAAGTTTTTGCCTTCATATAGGCTCTTAGTAGAGTATTATGAACAAAAGTATATCGGTGGTATTTTGTTTCCTTAAATTCTCGAAACAAACTTTTTGACATTTCTAGATTGCCCATATCAGCAAAAACCTCTAATAACATATGTGTAGTTTCCAACCATGGCGTAGATCTTCTAACCTGAAAACTCACATCTTCATTCTTCCCCAAATCCATTGTCTTCAATGCTTCCTCTAACAAACCAGCTTTTAAGCAACCCAAAGCAAGGTGACGATATGTTATAGCATTTGGTTTGCAATCATTTGCTTCCATTTCTTTGAAGATATCAGAGGCTTTATCCATAAGCCCATGCCGGCAATAAACTGCTATAATTGAGTTGAACTGCTTTGTTATTTTCAACTTTTTGGACGATTTCATTTCTAACCATATCTCTTCAGCCCTGTGAACAAAACTGGCCCTTCCAAATGCTTCAATTGCAAGCCCATAACTATTAGTTCTAACATGGGGAAGTTCTTTGACATACTTCCAAGTTCTCTCTAGCTCATCCTCTTTCCCCAAATACCCATATAAAATGAGAAGAACATCTAGTGTAGACCAGTTATTGCCAGTTCTTGTCCTCTCTATAGCTTCGATATAGGTCTCCGATACTGTATAAAGTCTAGCAACTGCATGAGCAATTGCTAAAATGCCATAAGTGACTTCATTGGGATCAATTTTTGCCTTAATCATATCCTTGAACACCTTTGACATACCTTCAATATGATGTTCATCGGCTTCTATCTTCAGTAAAATATTATACGTTGATACATGTCTGGCAACACCATCAGCCTTCATTTGGGTTAGGAGTTTAGGAATAGTTTTCTTGCGACCGGAAGAGGAATGTAGAAGAATCAACCGGTTGTAAACAAATGAAGAAATAGGAAAGTTCAGTTCCCTCATCTTTCTCATGTATGCTAGTGAAAGCCTGATCAAGCCCTTATCCAAGCATGCCATGACAAGGTTGTTGTATAGCAAGTCATTTTGATATTGATGAGGGATTCGAAGGAAGAGACTTTCTCCTTGTGAAATACCATGGAGTTTGATTGTGAACTCCAAAAGATAAGAGTATTCTAATGCACCCAGTTTGTATGGCCTCTCTCTAACCACCCACTCCATAACCTGCATGATGACAACAAAGAAAATGTCTTAGTTTACTATATCTTCATGTTTTCaacaaaagataaaattaactacCAAATTTAACAGACAATTATAGGCAAGGCATTGAAGAATTATACCATAAATGTAATCTCATCTAGTTAATATAAAACACAGCCCGTAAGTCAGTTAAGGAACCTAACAATAGTTTTTGGGAGTTGAATAGCAAGCTACAAGAGTTGGTCATCAATCAACTCCTAGAAGTCCTTGACATAATAAGCTTCTGTAGATAGCAGAGAAAGATTTGATTGCAGAGTCAGCCATGAAAGGTGGCCCCAAAGGTGACTACCAAATCAAACATAGTCATAGCACATATCAATATGTGAGTTGCAGCGAAAAATAACAAACAATATGGGAATAGGATCACCAAGAAGATCATTCACTATATAAATATGAAGCAAACAAAAAGTGCTATCATAGGCAAAAACAACTGTTGGGACCAAAAgggatttagatatctccacaatgacatgatattgtccactttgggcttaagcccccatggttttatttttgggctctacccaaaaaaacttcataccaatggagatatctttcccttataaacccATGgtttttcccatgtgtttttaatgtgggactttgtttgcaaccttgcaacccaacaatcccctctcaaacgaaggaccacaagcttcccacgtccgatcctcaacccaccaggtcttcttgcccctcggtccacccgacctactaggacttccttacctagtcgcaactaggacttcttgcctggtgtctggtcctcttgatcggGACACGGGAACCCCCACTtcctttgtttgaggtcaatatgcTACTCACATGACACAATTAAATCATAGCTCATATGCACAGCTGACGGTtagaccttctggcagtccgagttctgatactaattgttgggaccaaaaaggatttagatatctccacaatgacatgatattgcccactttgggtctaagctctcatggttttatttttggactttaCCCAAAAGGtatcataccaatgaagatatctttcccttataaacatctttcccatatgttttcaacGTGGGACTTTGTTTGTAACCTTACAACCCAACAACAATAACTAGGAGGACAAACACAGAATGGCAAGCAAGATGCTGGATTGCGATGGGAAAGGAAGATTAAACTTTTCTAACAATTCTTCAGTGTTCTTGCTATTATAAATGACTGATAACTTATATGGAGATATTCAAGAAAACAAGGACTATTTCAATCATACATTAGGTGGAAAAAACAATAAGAATGACGTTTGAAATAAAAGCAATAACATGATTAATGAAAGCAACTAACAAACAAGGCATAGTTAAAGATCATGATTTAGATACTGAAATGATTTGTGCAATACCAATATTCAACATAACACATTTAAGATGCATGCAActccaacttaattaattatgaaCATGAAATTAAGCAACTGCAAAAATACTCTATAATTAGTAAAACTATTTGTTGGCTATGGCATTGGTTACATTGGCGAGATCACAAGAATGTGTCAATAAAAATtgtttataaaatgataaaacttATTTAGACTGATAATTAAAAAGATAAGATGTGCAAAAAAACATGTTTGattcaaaaaaatttaagaaataaaataaaaataaaaagacacTTATCCTCAAATTATTCATAAAGTATGTGCATCCTGattcaaaaaaaaacaaacaaaatatcatTTGGTGGTAATATAACAACGTCTCTTCTAGTGGGAACAACTGATCTGTTTCATGATCAAGTGATTTCAAAAGGATTAAATGCCCCCCTTGACAACTAGAAATGTAGGGTTAAATTAAGCTTTTGGTCACCTTGGTCtcattccttaatcttttttctatcacTCTTTTTCAAAGTTTCATGGGATGACTCGTTGGCTTAATGTTCCTATAATTCACACAATTTTATACGTCTTCTTTTCTTGTATATAAGAGAACTAAAATACTCGCCCTCCATTAATAAAGTATTTTCTTCATTTTCAATGTCAAATTGAATAACTTCATAAATCATCAATACCTTGCTTCCTTAAGCACTTCAATACCTCTATTGGAATACTATTATTCGGTCCAACCGCTTTTCCATTTTGCAATTTAAAATTctcaaagaaaaatttaaatttctatgcttCTTTTGACCTATTTAAAATTTCTAagctaagttggtcacctaagccttcgttaaaaagttgatgaaaatattttCCCATCGGTAATTTATTTCCTCATTCTTCACTAAtaccctattatattcatctttaatgttatatcttatttgagttagatccCTTGTTTTTTCTCTCTCTCAATTTTGTTATTTTATAGATCTAACTTTCCTCTTCTTTTGTATCAGTTGTTGATACAAGCATTCGGAAGCTTCATTGTTAGCTTCACTCATTGTTTATTTCATCTTTTTCTTGGTTACCgcatactttttaaaataatctttattGAGAGAAAATCTTTAACTATTAAATGCAAAATTGGAGCTTATAATCAGAAAAAGCAATGAAccaataatcaattaaattatgtAGAAACTTGTGCCACGacagagaaaaggaggaagaagaagaagaaaaggaatcaAGACAGACGTATTTTAAACTAATTGTTTATTATTTGTTCGCAAAATGTGATCTTAGCTTCTTAGCAATCGACAAAAAAGTTGAAGTAAGAAAATAGCGTCCAACTGAAATTTTTATCACTATAAACCTAAATCCGCATCTCCTCCTGGCAGCATTAAGCCAATTTAGATACATTGATAAGAACCATCAACTACCTTTATAAAAACCTATAACAAAGAATATTTTGTTTTTCCATATACTATGCTTCGACCAAGCAAATGGAGACAAGATGAGCATACTTGCCTCGAGCGCCCTCTTGTTCCTCTTGAGCTTCCGGAGGCGATTGATGGTGTGGAATATATCGCCCCTGTTAACGTCATGACCATCCCCCATCCAGGTCTGGAATGCGTAGATTACGGACTCGCCCCTCGGCAGCCTCTCCACCCGCGAGCAAAGGGATCCCTCAAGCTGTTCCGCGCTTTGGCACGCGGTTTCCTGCTCCGCAAGATCACGCTCCGTGTGAAGATCCGAGGAGGCGGTGTTGAACGATCGAGGCAAAGCTCTGTAGGGGAATTGCGGAGGCAGCCTCCGGCGAAGGAGAGAGAAGAAACGGTAGGATGCCATGAGATACGCAAGCCGGCCGGCAGGATGACTGACGTCCACTACTGCTACACTGCTTTACAATTTCGTTCGAGTTAAACCTACTTGCCCCGGTTCAATCGAACCAACGGCCAGCGGCCCAGCGGTGGCGGTGGCGGTGGCAATCGGTTCACTTATCGAAAGTTAAActattttagaaaaaataaaaaatctcatcCAAAATTTTACTCCCGAAATACTCCTTATCCAATCATATTGTAACAATAATCTAGTAACGATTACAACGGATAAAAGTTACATAGTAGCTGGTATaacttttttaaataattttaaaatttaaaatttgaaatttaaaatttaggatttatgatttaataattttaattaatttaaaatattttttataaaatttaaatattgttggtaaagaaaattttaatataatagtagTTTATGtatagtaattttgattaaaataaatagCTAATTttacatattataataattatatagtAATTTCTGCATATTATATCAGTTATCTATACAGCTTGTTaaactataaatattaaaattttaaatcctaaattataaatttttaaattattatattaaaatactctttatcaatttgatcaaaattatttaaattttatctaaatcattttaaattaatcaaaattattttaaaatagttatacTAGCTACTAGTATTAAAAGTATGAAATTATATTATAGTAAATAACTTCTATATATTACATAGTAACTAtcctaatattttttatatattataacaactataagTAACTATTATGGTACAGTTGGATAAGGGTTAGTTGAAGATAAGGTTATTTTGAGAATAGAATTTTTGATGGGGCTctcttttagtttattttttttaaaaaaaaatgtattttaTGATTACATAATTTGAGACGTCTTTGAATTTTAACCCAAATAGTTTTCCTTGTTTAATAAAATTAAGAAAGCCTAAATAATTCATACTTTCCCCTAACGATGATTCATCTTTCTTTTATCCATTCTCCAGCTTAAATAAAccctaaataaaatttttcatttATCTAGTCCTCCAGCTGCCGAAGGCAGTAACACAGTGTACTTAACTCAGACATCATATTTCCTTCATCAGAGCTACTCCGATCAACTTCTACTTCACCGGCTGACAGAGGAGAAGGGATTATGGTACGAAGGGATACAGATAAAGAAGTCACAGAAATATTTAGTATTAAGAGTAAAAATTAATATTGGGTtaaggatattttttaaataaagaaatattttaattgttgAAAATAGAATAATGACTGATTGACGGGAGACACATGAATAATCATTGTCCAATTATAAAGATTTATTTCCTTACTTATATTCTCATTCTTATAATTCAAATATTAACAATGACAATTAATTATTACTATTTCTATCTTTATTCCTCTAAATCAACGGTCCCTTATTATTTAAGTATTAAgggtaaaaatttaaaagaatatttattatttatttactattagaagagTGTTTAcccatatttcttgtattttATTACACTAGACTTTTATTACATTATCTCATGGACTTACAAACAAATTAAACATAATATACATGTAAGAAACCTAATGTACTTGTTAATTTACCATGGATGAATTAATCATTATTTCCTCATTTTATTAGTGCATAATCTAACTcatctaaagtaaaaaataataatatattgtagaactaaaaaaaattgaacttgacttgacttgactagactagatatttgataataaattatttttatatttttatatttctaaTGACATTCGTTAATAGATTATTTGTCTTAACTAAAAATAGAAGCAAGCTACCATTGGGAGCATAGTTCAGTGGTAAATATTTAGGATAAAATCACTTCTCTTTATCTTCCTCCTAATGATAGTGTGAGGATCTTAGGCCCCGAAGCTAGAAAGTCTATTTCGAGGTATGTTCAAAGTAAATACTTAATAGTAAGTTGGGAGCTCTCTTGATCAATATATTCATGAAATATCTGAGTGAGAAATATTCAAGGGAAGTCATAGAATCTTCATTTTTtctatatgacactcatattcTGATGAAGATATGTGActcttgcttgttttgtttacttcttTTATTCATTCAAAACTACAAAAAATCTATTTGTGGGCACTAGACCCAAGCGAAAAGCCACTAAATATTCTCTTCAAAAATTATGTGCAAAATCATACAAGAAACACTAGAAAGAAAAAAAGACAATACATATTTGACACCTAATTACATGCTAATCAAATCACAGAAAATGGGATAGTTTTtataattataggaatcaatatctTCACATATTTCAACAACCTCCTTCaaattggaacatttaaaatgCTCAACTTGCACAAATGAGATTGAAAGAGTGATTTTCCAAGTGGCCTAATAAAGATATCTATAATTTGAACGTGAGATGTTTTtataattataggaatcaatatctTCACATATTTCAACAATCTCCTTCaaattggaacatttaaaatgCTCAACTTGCATAAATGAGATTGAAAGAGTGATTTTCCAAGTGGCCTAATAAAGATATCTATAATTTGAACATGAGATGACATAAAGGTGATAGAAATGTGACCCAATCGAATTCTTACCATTTTAATATGTTTTGTTCACTAATGAAAAATAGAATTTACTATAATATGTAGTGTTGCTTTTGTAGATCCAGGTAAATCGGTTAGAGGagatgaatagccctgaaaagaaGTTAGAATAATCTCTTGCTACTTACTTAAGGACACAATattaataaaaacaaataactaacatatataaaagaaaacaatATAAGAAAATAGTAAAAATGTTCAGAATGTACTTAGTTACAACTTAGATGATGCAATTGAAAAGCTTACTAAAAagactccttcgttgaaggcagaATAGCCTTTTACTGACTTTGAACGCTCAATAATTACTTAAGAAATAAATACGATCATTGTATTTTAATTCTCAACTCCAGTGGTTTTTTATA from Zingiber officinale cultivar Zhangliang chromosome 4B, Zo_v1.1, whole genome shotgun sequence includes:
- the LOC121975119 gene encoding uncharacterized protein LOC121975119 isoform X6 — translated: MVDISCINPKSSYWAVYSTHLVETDDYPIADILFIEFVIDGGPAAKALKPKFDISMKHVSSHFGFSAPHVEMRHIVAASIFLKGLEGLLFISSCSFGTCLLSLFLAFTTPVILDFYKYDIEARIHAAVQQVYSEFWGTDLFLEHEKLFSNAGKEKGYQVENILGSIHTLRQFRPHVTTTKVWFCTCCGA
- the LOC121975119 gene encoding uncharacterized protein LOC121975119 isoform X7 — encoded protein: MVDISCINPKSSYWAVYSTHLVETDDYPIADILFIEFVIDGGPAAKALKPKFDISMKHVSSHFGFSAPHVEMRHIVAASIFLKGLEGLLFISSCSFGTCLLVSFFLTAAESSREFLDQPSAPALLHRLLVSSTTHKRGCTAKAVKAAAAAAVVPRSQVMDKVNDFLAVIAKANSTLELEVREIA
- the LOC121975119 gene encoding pentatricopeptide repeat-containing protein At1g07590, mitochondrial isoform X5: MASYRFFSLLRRRLPPQFPYRALPRSFNTASSDLHTERDLAEQETACQSAEQLEGSLCSRVERLPRGESVIYAFQTWMGDGHDVNRGDIFHTINRLRKLKRNKRALEVMEWVVRERPYKLGALEYSYLLEFTIKLHGISQGESLFLRIPHQYQNDLLYNNLVMACLDKGLIRLSLAYMRKMRELNFPISSFVYNRLILLHSSSGRKKTIPKLLTQMKADGVARHVSTYNILLKIEADEHHIEGMSKVFKDMIKAKIDPNEVTYGILAIAHAVARLYTVSETYIEAIERTRTGNNWSTLDVLLILYGYLGKEDELERTWKYVKELPHVRTNSYGLAIEAFGRASFVHRAEEIWLEMKSSKKLKITKQFNSIIAVYCRHGLMDKASDIFKEMEANDCKPNAITYRHLALGCLKAGLLEEALKTMDLGKNEDVSFQIY
- the LOC121975119 gene encoding pentatricopeptide repeat-containing protein At1g07590, mitochondrial isoform X2 codes for the protein MASYRFFSLLRRRLPPQFPYRALPRSFNTASSDLHTERDLAEQETACQSAEQLEGSLCSRVERLPRGESVIYAFQTWMGDGHDVNRGDIFHTINRLRKLKRNKRALEVMEWVVRERPYKLGALEYSYLLEFTIKLHGISQGESLFLRIPHQYQNDLLYNNLVMACLDKGLIRLSLAYMRKMRELNFPISSFVYNRLILLHSSSGRKKTIPKLLTQMKADGVARHVSTYNILLKIEADEHHIEGMSKVFKDMIKAKIDPNEVTYGILAIAHAVARLYTVSETYIEAIERTRTGNNWSTLDVLLILYGYLGKEDELERTWKYVKELPHVRTNSYGLAIEAFGRASFVHRAEEIWLEMKSSKKLKITKQFNSIIAVYCRHGLMDKASDIFKEMEANDCKPNAITYRHLALGCLKAGLLEEALKTMDLGKNEDVSFQGCVFYPSCGDRRLPYR
- the LOC121975119 gene encoding pentatricopeptide repeat-containing protein At1g07590, mitochondrial isoform X3, with the translated sequence MASYRFFSLLRRRLPPQFPYRALPRSFNTASSDLHTERDLAEQETACQSAEQLEGSLCSRVERLPRGESVIYAFQTWMGDGHDVNRGDIFHTINRLRKLKRNKRALEVMEWVVRERPYKLGALEYSYLLEFTIKLHGISQGESLFLRIPHQYQNDLLYNNLVMACLDKGLIRLSLAYMRKMRELNFPISSFVYNRLILLHSSSGRKKTIPKLLTQMKADGVARHVSTYNILLKIEADEHHIEGMSKVFKDMIKAKIDPNEVTYGILAIAHAVARLYTVSETYIEAIERTRTGNNWSTLDVLLILYGYLGKEDELERTWKYVKELPHVRTNSYGLAIEAFGRASFVHRAEEIWLEMKSSKKLKITKQFNSIIAVYCRHGLMDKASDIFKEMEANDCKPNAITYRHLALGCLKAGLLEEALKTMDLGKNEDVSFQISRWLAHGGYFLHQS
- the LOC121975119 gene encoding pentatricopeptide repeat-containing protein At1g07590, mitochondrial isoform X4, with translation MVMTLTGAIYSTPSIASGSSRGTRGRSRQVMEWVVRERPYKLGALEYSYLLEFTIKLHGISQGESLFLRIPHQYQNDLLYNNLVMACLDKGLIRLSLAYMRKMRELNFPISSFVYNRLILLHSSSGRKKTIPKLLTQMKADGVARHVSTYNILLKIEADEHHIEGMSKVFKDMIKAKIDPNEVTYGILAIAHAVARLYTVSETYIEAIERTRTGNNWSTLDVLLILYGYLGKEDELERTWKYVKELPHVRTNSYGLAIEAFGRASFVHRAEEIWLEMKSSKKLKITKQFNSIIAVYCRHGLMDKASDIFKEMEANDCKPNAITYRHLALGCLKAGLLEEALKTMDLGKNEDVSFQVRRSTPWLETTHMLLEVFADMGNLEMSKSLFREFKETKYHRYTFVHNTLLRAYMKAKTYDSEILKKMILAGARPDAETYSLVRFIEQFRR
- the LOC121975119 gene encoding pentatricopeptide repeat-containing protein At1g07590, mitochondrial isoform X1, with the translated sequence MASYRFFSLLRRRLPPQFPYRALPRSFNTASSDLHTERDLAEQETACQSAEQLEGSLCSRVERLPRGESVIYAFQTWMGDGHDVNRGDIFHTINRLRKLKRNKRALEVMEWVVRERPYKLGALEYSYLLEFTIKLHGISQGESLFLRIPHQYQNDLLYNNLVMACLDKGLIRLSLAYMRKMRELNFPISSFVYNRLILLHSSSGRKKTIPKLLTQMKADGVARHVSTYNILLKIEADEHHIEGMSKVFKDMIKAKIDPNEVTYGILAIAHAVARLYTVSETYIEAIERTRTGNNWSTLDVLLILYGYLGKEDELERTWKYVKELPHVRTNSYGLAIEAFGRASFVHRAEEIWLEMKSSKKLKITKQFNSIIAVYCRHGLMDKASDIFKEMEANDCKPNAITYRHLALGCLKAGLLEEALKTMDLGKNEDVSFQVRRSTPWLETTHMLLEVFADMGNLEMSKSLFREFKETKYHRYTFVHNTLLRAYMKAKTYDSEILKKMILAGARPDAETYSLVRFIEQFRR